The following are encoded in a window of Nakamurella sp. A5-74 genomic DNA:
- the miaA gene encoding tRNA (adenosine(37)-N6)-dimethylallyltransferase MiaA, whose protein sequence is MSRLVVVAGPTGTGKSDLAVELALRLDGEVVNADSMQLYRGMDIGTAKLPPDQRRGVPHHLLDVLDVTERASVAAYQREARAVIEQLIAAGRTPVLVGGSGLYIQSVIDEIAFPGTDPQLREHYLQRLEAEGPETLHAELDRVDPVAAQHILSSNGRRIVRALEVVALTGAPFSATMPVSGAARYGAVLLTLDLEPDTLDERLALRVHRMMDDGFSGEVEQLLGAGLREGVTASRALGYAPLIEALDGLCSLEDAVQRTISATRRFVRRQRSWFRRDGRRIDLDGARPDLAVAAVAAVTG, encoded by the coding sequence ATGAGCCGGCTGGTCGTCGTCGCCGGACCCACCGGAACCGGCAAGTCCGATCTCGCTGTAGAGCTGGCGCTGCGGCTGGACGGCGAGGTCGTCAACGCCGACTCGATGCAGCTCTACCGGGGAATGGACATCGGCACCGCCAAGCTCCCGCCCGACCAGCGTCGGGGGGTTCCGCACCACCTGCTGGACGTGCTGGACGTGACCGAGCGGGCGAGCGTCGCGGCCTACCAGCGGGAGGCCAGGGCGGTCATCGAGCAGCTGATCGCCGCGGGCCGTACACCCGTGCTGGTCGGCGGATCGGGGCTGTACATCCAGTCGGTGATCGACGAGATCGCCTTCCCCGGGACGGATCCGCAACTGCGCGAGCACTATCTGCAGCGACTGGAAGCCGAGGGTCCAGAGACCTTGCACGCCGAGCTCGATCGAGTGGATCCTGTTGCCGCACAGCACATCCTGTCCTCGAACGGCCGCCGCATCGTCCGTGCGCTCGAGGTCGTCGCGCTCACCGGGGCGCCGTTCAGCGCGACCATGCCGGTTTCCGGTGCCGCCCGCTACGGTGCCGTGCTGCTCACCCTCGATCTGGAGCCGGACACCCTGGACGAGCGGCTGGCGCTCCGGGTGCACCGGATGATGGACGACGGCTTCTCGGGCGAGGTGGAGCAACTGCTCGGTGCCGGCCTGCGGGAGGGTGTCACCGCGTCCAGGGCGCTGGGCTACGCACCGTTGATCGAGGCCCTGGACGGGCTCTGCTCGCTGGAGGACGCCGTGCAGCGGACGATCTCCGCCACCCGTCGGTTCGTCCGCCGGCAGCGTTCCTGGTTCCGTCGGGACGGTCGCCGGATCGACCTGGACGGCGCCCGCCCCGACCTGGCGGTGGCCGCGGTGGCCGCGGTGACCGGCTGA
- a CDS encoding DUF349 domain-containing protein produces the protein MKPGSPGGRPRSGKPSRPGRPGAPGGRPSAAAVVEPLITPTDPHEWGRIDDQGVVFVRTADAERQVGIWQAGDAEAGLAHYARRFDDFSTEIAVLEARLASGSGDAKATRQQALQLREQVGELAAVGDLDSAAARLEVVIGAAEQAVAGASQARAEARTRSIAAKEALCVEAEELATSTQWKTAGDRFKTIVDDWRKITGIDRKTDDTLWKRFAKARDTFSRHRGAHFAELDKQRGAAKSVKETLIKRAEELSSSTEWGDTAAAYRDLMDDWKAAGRAPREVEDALWGRFRAAQEAFFARRNQVFSERDAEFEGNAAIKEQLLQEATPIDPVADLDAAKAKLRSIQERWEAAGKVPRERIRELDGKLRAIEDRVKAAEDAHWRRTDPETLARVAQFRDRVEQYRGQAGKARAAGNERKAKEAEAQAAQWEQWLATAENAAES, from the coding sequence GTGAAGCCGGGGTCCCCGGGAGGACGCCCCCGCTCGGGCAAGCCGTCCCGTCCGGGGCGACCGGGTGCACCCGGTGGCCGGCCCTCCGCTGCTGCCGTGGTCGAACCCCTCATCACCCCGACCGACCCGCACGAGTGGGGCCGCATCGACGACCAGGGAGTGGTTTTCGTGCGGACTGCGGACGCCGAGCGTCAGGTGGGTATCTGGCAAGCGGGTGACGCCGAGGCCGGCCTGGCCCACTACGCCCGCCGCTTCGATGACTTCTCCACCGAGATCGCCGTGCTCGAGGCCCGGCTCGCCTCCGGCTCCGGCGACGCCAAGGCCACCCGCCAGCAGGCGCTGCAGCTCCGCGAACAGGTCGGCGAGCTCGCCGCGGTCGGCGATCTGGACTCCGCCGCCGCCCGCCTCGAGGTCGTGATCGGGGCTGCCGAGCAGGCGGTCGCCGGAGCCTCGCAGGCGAGGGCCGAAGCGCGTACCCGCTCGATCGCCGCCAAGGAGGCCCTCTGCGTCGAGGCCGAGGAACTTGCCACCTCCACCCAGTGGAAGACGGCAGGCGATCGGTTCAAGACGATCGTCGACGACTGGCGGAAGATCACCGGCATCGACCGCAAGACCGACGACACCCTGTGGAAGCGGTTCGCCAAGGCGCGGGACACCTTCTCGCGTCACCGGGGTGCACACTTCGCCGAGCTGGACAAGCAGCGTGGCGCGGCGAAGTCCGTCAAGGAGACGCTGATCAAGCGTGCCGAGGAGCTCTCCAGCTCCACCGAGTGGGGTGACACCGCTGCGGCCTACCGCGACCTGATGGACGACTGGAAGGCCGCCGGCCGTGCTCCGCGTGAGGTGGAGGATGCCCTCTGGGGACGGTTCCGTGCCGCCCAGGAAGCATTCTTCGCGCGTCGCAACCAGGTCTTCTCCGAGCGCGACGCCGAGTTCGAGGGCAACGCGGCGATCAAGGAACAGCTCCTGCAGGAAGCCACCCCGATCGATCCGGTGGCCGATCTGGACGCTGCGAAAGCAAAGCTGCGCTCGATCCAGGAACGTTGGGAGGCGGCCGGCAAGGTGCCGCGCGAACGGATCCGGGAACTCGACGGCAAGTTGCGCGCCATCGAAGACAGGGTGAAGGCCGCGGAGGACGCGCACTGGCGACGGACGGATCCGGAGACCTTGGCTCGGGTCGCCCAGTTCCGTGACCGGGTCGAGCAGTACCGCGGCCAGGCGGGGAAGGCCCGCGCTGCCGGCAACGAGCGCAAGGCCAAGGAGGCCGAGGCGCAGGCCGCGCAGTGGGAGCAGTGGCTCGCCACCGCCGAGAACGCCGCGGAGAGCTGA
- the miaB gene encoding tRNA (N6-isopentenyl adenosine(37)-C2)-methylthiotransferase MiaB, whose amino-acid sequence MAAPVAGAAAAALRPDGLPRTYQVRTYGCQMNVHDSERLAGLLEAAGYVAATGVGTADVVVFNTCAVRENADNKLYGNLGQLAPAKADNPDMQIAVGGCLAQKDRTEIVRRAPWVDVVFGTHNVGSLPTLLERARHNAVAQVEILEQLEVFPSSLPAKRDSTYAGWVSISVGCNNTCTFCIVPSLRGKESDRRPGDVLAEVQMLAAEGVLEVTLLGQNVNSYGVEFGDRQAFGKLLRACGEIDGLERVRFTSPHPKDFTTDVIEAMAQTPNVCHQLHMPLQSGSDRILKHMRRSYRTAKYAGILADVRAMMPDAAITTDIIVGFPGETEDDFQQTLDVVRDARFSAAFTFQYSPRPGTPAATLPDQVPPEVVKDRYQRLTAVVEESAWAGNREIIGRQVELLVAAGEGRKDTATARMSGRARDGRLVHFTPTGPRIDRQIRPGDVVTSVVTAAAPHHLIADGDLLTHRRTRAGDKSEAGERPTTPGVGLGMPGLGRPQSPPQPTAHGCG is encoded by the coding sequence ATCGCCGCGCCCGTCGCGGGTGCGGCTGCCGCCGCGCTCCGTCCGGACGGCCTCCCACGCACCTACCAGGTGCGGACCTACGGCTGTCAGATGAACGTGCACGACTCCGAGCGGCTCGCTGGGCTGCTGGAGGCGGCGGGCTACGTCGCCGCGACCGGGGTCGGTACGGCGGACGTGGTGGTGTTCAACACCTGCGCGGTCCGCGAGAACGCCGACAACAAGCTCTACGGAAACCTCGGCCAGCTGGCGCCGGCGAAGGCCGACAACCCCGACATGCAGATCGCGGTCGGTGGTTGCCTCGCGCAGAAGGACCGCACCGAGATCGTCCGACGCGCGCCCTGGGTCGACGTCGTGTTCGGCACCCACAACGTCGGATCGTTGCCGACGCTGCTGGAGCGCGCCCGGCACAACGCGGTCGCGCAGGTCGAGATCCTCGAGCAGCTCGAGGTGTTCCCGTCCTCGCTGCCGGCCAAGCGCGATTCGACGTACGCCGGCTGGGTGTCGATCTCGGTGGGCTGCAACAACACCTGCACTTTCTGCATCGTCCCGTCGCTGCGCGGCAAGGAATCGGATCGGCGTCCTGGTGACGTGCTGGCAGAGGTGCAGATGCTGGCCGCCGAAGGTGTGCTGGAGGTGACGCTGCTCGGGCAGAACGTCAACTCCTACGGCGTCGAGTTCGGCGACCGGCAGGCGTTCGGCAAGCTGCTGCGGGCCTGCGGCGAGATCGACGGTCTGGAGCGGGTCCGGTTCACCTCGCCACATCCCAAGGACTTCACCACCGACGTGATCGAGGCGATGGCGCAGACACCCAACGTCTGCCACCAGCTGCACATGCCGTTGCAGTCCGGGTCCGACCGCATCCTGAAGCACATGCGCCGCTCCTACCGCACGGCCAAGTACGCAGGGATCCTCGCGGACGTGCGGGCGATGATGCCGGACGCGGCGATCACCACCGACATCATCGTCGGGTTCCCCGGGGAGACGGAGGACGACTTCCAGCAGACCCTCGACGTGGTCCGGGACGCCCGGTTCTCCGCCGCGTTCACCTTCCAGTACTCGCCGCGACCCGGCACGCCCGCAGCCACGCTTCCGGACCAGGTCCCGCCGGAGGTGGTCAAGGACCGGTACCAGCGGCTGACCGCCGTGGTCGAGGAGTCTGCTTGGGCCGGGAATCGCGAGATCATCGGACGCCAGGTCGAGCTGCTCGTCGCCGCCGGTGAAGGACGCAAGGACACCGCCACTGCGCGGATGTCCGGCCGAGCTCGCGACGGACGGCTGGTGCACTTCACGCCCACCGGCCCACGTATCGACCGGCAGATCCGTCCGGGGGACGTCGTCACCTCGGTGGTGACCGCTGCGGCGCCGCACCACCTGATCGCCGACGGCGACCTGCTGACCCATCGCCGCACCCGGGCCGGCGACAAGTCCGAGGCGGGGGAGCGACCCACCACCCCAGGGGTGGGACTGGGCATGCCGGGGTTGGGTCGTCCGCAGTCACCGCCCCAGCCGACCGCCCACGGCTGTGGCTGA
- a CDS encoding GNAT family N-acetyltransferase translates to MAELQPGPESVAAVDIRVDDPRRPDVLDLLTEHLQDMFATSPAESVHALDPDALVHPAITFLSARRNGELLGIGALKQLSAELAEIKSMRTRAAARGSGVAQDVVRRLLATAREAGICRVSLETGTQDYFAPARRLYERLGFTPCGPFGEYADDPHSAFLTIELTPDRP, encoded by the coding sequence GTGGCTGAGCTCCAGCCGGGCCCGGAATCCGTTGCGGCGGTGGACATCCGGGTCGACGACCCGCGCCGACCTGACGTGCTGGACCTACTCACCGAGCACCTGCAGGACATGTTCGCCACCTCCCCGGCGGAGAGCGTGCACGCACTGGACCCTGATGCCCTCGTCCATCCCGCGATCACGTTCCTGTCCGCGCGCAGGAACGGCGAGTTGCTCGGGATCGGAGCCCTCAAGCAACTCTCGGCGGAGCTCGCTGAGATCAAGTCGATGCGCACTCGGGCGGCCGCTCGCGGGTCAGGGGTCGCACAGGACGTCGTGCGACGGTTGCTGGCGACAGCGAGGGAGGCCGGCATCTGCCGGGTGAGCCTGGAGACCGGCACCCAGGACTACTTCGCCCCCGCCCGCAGGCTGTACGAACGACTCGGGTTCACCCCGTGCGGGCCGTTCGGGGAATACGCCGACGACCCGCACAGCGCGTTCCTGACGATCGAGCTGACGCCCGACCGGCCCTGA